A region from the Campylobacter subantarcticus LMG 24377 genome encodes:
- a CDS encoding glycosyltransferase family 2 protein: MDLRQISVIMMVKNAQKTLKACLESLQEFGEIVLIENGSNDDTLKIAYEFSKGYKNIKIYQHEFIGFGPLKNLAISYASNDWIFNIDADELAKKEFLQELKQIEPNKEDIIALPRENLYNGEWIKACGWWPDHVMRVFNKTHTSFNENLVHESLILHEDSKKIKLQNGLRHFAFEDIDGLLDKLQKYSKLWALQNLHKDSSVCKALLRGIWTFFRNYALKKGIFYGYKGFIISTCNGLGTFFKYMKLYELKKQKPKTCALIITTCNQKERLALVLDSVKNLEPLPDEVLIADDGSKEDTAKLIQAYQKDFPCKLEHIWQEDEGFRLSEIRNKAIKASSGEYIIVIDGDMILEKKFIDDHLKFAQRKVFLQGSRVILNENESKELLSKNDFSLAFNKKGLKNQRSTFLAKCVYKFSRLTKKIFKKSQLIKGIRGCNMSFYKSDFEAIEGFSEKFIGWGREDSEFVARFLFNNGVFKRLKFNALAYHIYHEENSKNMLEINHQIYLDTIKNEKTTWR, translated from the coding sequence ATGGATTTAAGGCAAATTAGTGTGATAATGATGGTTAAAAATGCCCAAAAAACTTTAAAAGCTTGCTTGGAGTCTTTGCAAGAATTTGGCGAGATCGTTTTGATAGAAAATGGTAGTAATGATGATACTTTGAAAATTGCTTATGAGTTTAGTAAAGGTTATAAAAATATCAAGATTTATCAGCATGAATTTATAGGTTTTGGACCTTTGAAAAATTTAGCTATAAGTTATGCCAGTAATGATTGGATTTTTAATATTGATGCAGATGAGCTTGCTAAGAAAGAATTTTTACAAGAACTAAAGCAAATTGAGCCTAATAAAGAAGATATCATAGCCTTACCAAGAGAAAATTTATACAATGGAGAGTGGATTAAAGCTTGTGGGTGGTGGCCTGATCATGTAATGCGTGTGTTTAATAAAACTCATACTAGTTTTAATGAAAATTTGGTGCATGAGAGTTTGATTTTGCACGAAGATAGTAAGAAGATTAAACTGCAAAATGGTTTGAGGCATTTTGCTTTTGAAGATATCGATGGTTTGTTAGATAAACTTCAAAAATACTCTAAGCTTTGGGCTTTACAAAATTTACATAAGGACAGTAGTGTTTGCAAGGCTTTGCTAAGAGGAATTTGGACTTTTTTTAGAAATTATGCTTTAAAAAAGGGAATTTTTTATGGTTATAAAGGCTTTATCATAAGTACTTGTAATGGTCTTGGAACTTTTTTTAAATATATGAAATTATATGAGTTAAAAAAGCAAAAGCCAAAAACTTGTGCTTTAATCATCACAACCTGTAATCAAAAAGAAAGACTTGCTTTGGTGCTTGATAGCGTTAAAAACTTAGAACCTTTACCAGATGAGGTTTTAATAGCTGATGATGGAAGCAAGGAAGATACGGCTAAGCTTATACAAGCTTATCAGAAAGATTTTCCTTGCAAGTTAGAGCATATTTGGCAAGAAGATGAGGGGTTTAGACTAAGTGAGATTAGAAACAAAGCTATTAAAGCCTCTAGCGGTGAATATATAATCGTCATAGATGGAGATATGATTTTAGAAAAAAAATTCATTGATGATCATTTGAAATTTGCGCAAAGAAAAGTATTTTTACAAGGCTCTAGAGTAATTTTAAATGAAAATGAAAGTAAAGAACTTTTAAGTAAAAATGATTTTAGTTTGGCTTTTAATAAAAAAGGTTTGAAAAATCAAAGAAGTACTTTTTTAGCTAAATGTGTATATAAATTTTCAAGACTAACTAAGAAAATTTTCAAAAAATCACAACTCATTAAAGGTATAAGAGGTTGCAATATGAGTTTTTATAAAAGTGATTTTGAAGCCATTGAAGGTTTTAGCGAAAAATTTATAGGCTGGGGTAGGGAAGATAGTGAGTTTGTAGCTAGATTTTTATTTAATAATGGAGTGTTTAAAAGACTTAAATTTAATGCTCTGGCTTATCATATCTACCATGAAGAAAATAGCAAAAATATGCTTGAAATCAATCATCAAATTTATCTTGATACTATAAAAAACGAAAAAACAACTTGGAGATAA
- a CDS encoding lipid A biosynthesis lauroyl acyltransferase, which yields MINYVYLSLFYALKVLVGILPAKLLNSFANLVALITYKLNRKHRKIIDVNLKICFPEKGQKWRDETSLNIYKNFAKFGIDFIKNQNASKEEIINKICFDDEEQILNIMQSKKPLIVTTAHYGNWELLALSFGAKFQGISIVGRALDSMVMDKILSKNRTQFNIELIEKKGGLKKMLKALKEGKSLGILTDQDAVDSESIKIQYFDQEVNFIAGASVLAKKTNAMILPCFVYQKDEKFFVKTFKALDASKASVEELTKYQAKCCEEMIKFKPDEYFFFHKRFKRYNHELYL from the coding sequence ATGATAAATTATGTATATTTAAGTCTTTTTTATGCATTAAAGGTGCTTGTGGGAATTTTACCTGCAAAACTTTTAAATTCTTTTGCAAATTTGGTTGCTTTAATCACTTATAAGTTAAATCGTAAGCACCGTAAAATCATCGATGTTAATTTAAAAATTTGCTTTCCTGAAAAAGGTCAAAAATGGCGTGATGAAACTAGCCTTAATATCTATAAAAATTTTGCTAAATTTGGGATTGATTTTATCAAAAATCAAAATGCAAGCAAAGAAGAAATCATCAATAAAATTTGCTTTGATGATGAGGAACAAATTCTAAATATAATGCAAAGCAAAAAACCTTTGATCGTAACTACGGCTCATTATGGCAACTGGGAGCTTTTGGCTTTATCTTTTGGGGCTAAATTTCAAGGAATTTCCATAGTTGGAAGAGCACTTGATAGTATGGTAATGGATAAAATTTTAAGCAAAAATCGCACGCAGTTTAACATAGAGCTTATAGAAAAAAAAGGCGGACTTAAAAAAATGCTAAAAGCCTTAAAAGAAGGCAAGTCTCTTGGAATTTTAACTGATCAAGATGCGGTAGATAGTGAAAGTATAAAAATACAGTATTTTGATCAAGAAGTAAATTTCATAGCAGGTGCAAGCGTGCTTGCAAAAAAAACAAATGCTATGATTTTGCCTTGTTTTGTGTATCAAAAAGATGAAAAATTTTTTGTAAAAACTTTTAAGGCCTTAGATGCAAGTAAGGCAAGTGTAGAAGAGCTTACTAAGTATCAAGCAAAATGTTGTGAAGAGATGATTAAATTTAAACCCGATGAGTATTTTTTCTTTCATAAGAGGTTTAAAAGATACAATCATGAGTTGTATTTGTAG
- the waaC gene encoding lipopolysaccharide heptosyltransferase I: MKIGLVKLSALGDIIHAVIVLQFIKKHYPKASIDWFVDARFAGLLQDHPMINEVYALPLKDRKFKEVFAMLFEARQNKYDVVIDLQGLIKSALVSKFLCANTFGFDQESIKESFASNFYAHKFACNYEENIVVRNLSLVAYVLNEHFDHSDIELKQSCFSIDDELKESLEQRLSLNESAPNILIHVGSSMPNKIYPKERLILLCRMLLEHFASAKIILGWGNVGEFNFAKDMVLNLKHLKIELAPKLSLSELCALTKVSDLIIGNDSGPTHLAFALNKPSITIFGATPSQRNTYETNINKTINAGKKISQSKHIDKSDFCIQNIDEKDIFKLACELLEK; the protein is encoded by the coding sequence ATGAAAATAGGTTTGGTTAAATTATCTGCACTTGGTGATATCATCCATGCGGTGATTGTTTTGCAATTTATTAAAAAGCATTATCCTAAGGCGAGTATTGATTGGTTTGTAGATGCAAGATTTGCAGGATTATTACAAGATCATCCAATGATCAATGAAGTATATGCCCTACCTTTAAAAGATAGAAAATTCAAAGAAGTTTTTGCTATGCTTTTTGAAGCAAGGCAAAACAAATATGATGTTGTGATTGATTTACAAGGTTTGATCAAGTCTGCATTGGTGAGTAAATTTTTATGTGCTAATACTTTTGGTTTTGATCAAGAAAGCATAAAAGAAAGCTTCGCGAGTAATTTTTATGCGCATAAATTTGCGTGTAATTATGAAGAAAATATTGTCGTGCGTAATCTTTCTTTGGTGGCTTATGTTTTAAATGAGCATTTTGATCATAGTGATATAGAATTAAAACAAAGTTGCTTTAGTATAGATGATGAGTTAAAGGAAAGCTTAGAGCAAAGATTATCTTTGAATGAAAGTGCGCCTAATATACTCATACATGTAGGATCATCTATGCCAAATAAAATTTACCCAAAAGAGCGTTTGATACTACTTTGTAGAATGCTTTTGGAGCATTTTGCTAGTGCAAAAATCATACTTGGTTGGGGCAATGTAGGGGAATTTAATTTTGCTAAAGATATGGTTTTAAATTTAAAACATCTAAAAATAGAACTTGCGCCAAAATTAAGCTTAAGCGAGCTTTGTGCTTTAACCAAGGTAAGTGATCTAATCATTGGAAATGATAGTGGGCCTACTCATTTAGCCTTTGCATTAAACAAACCTTCTATAACGATCTTTGGTGCTACTCCTAGTCAAAGAAATACCTATGAAACCAATATCAATAAAACAATCAATGCAGGTAAAAAAATATCGCAATCAAAGCATATAGATAAGAGTGATTTTTGTATACAAAATATCGATGAAAAAGATATTTTTAAACTTGCTTGTGAGCTTTTAGAAAAATGA
- a CDS encoding 3'-5' exonuclease → MQEYICVFDCESIPDVELIKHLYGFNGGDLSISKQALEKQKEESGSEFLPLPFHKVVSICAVIADKFGNFIKVNKIKGESEKQMLEEFFNFIDKHQPRLVSFNGKSYDMPLLVIRALKYNINASAYLDASDKWNNYKSKFIENKHCDLLESLGSFGQKGLRLDTLCAMAGLPGKYDVHGNEVLELFYQNKLEKIHEYCESDVLNTYMLFLKYELIKGNLTQEDYLNILENFKEELLQKHSDKSYQKPFLEAIEKEKSKVLN, encoded by the coding sequence ATGCAAGAATATATTTGCGTTTTTGATTGTGAGAGCATTCCTGATGTAGAATTAATAAAACATCTTTATGGTTTTAATGGTGGTGATTTAAGCATTAGCAAGCAAGCTTTAGAAAAACAAAAAGAAGAAAGCGGAAGCGAGTTTTTACCCCTGCCTTTTCATAAAGTTGTAAGTATTTGCGCAGTGATTGCAGATAAATTTGGAAATTTCATCAAAGTTAATAAAATCAAAGGCGAAAGCGAAAAACAAATGCTAGAAGAATTTTTTAACTTCATAGATAAACACCAACCTCGCCTTGTAAGTTTTAATGGTAAAAGCTATGATATGCCTTTACTTGTTATAAGAGCGTTAAAATACAACATCAACGCAAGTGCTTATTTAGATGCAAGCGATAAATGGAATAACTACAAAAGCAAATTTATAGAAAATAAACACTGTGATTTATTAGAATCTTTAGGGAGTTTTGGTCAAAAAGGCTTAAGACTTGATACGCTTTGTGCTATGGCAGGACTTCCTGGAAAGTATGATGTGCATGGAAATGAGGTGTTAGAACTCTTTTATCAAAACAAATTAGAAAAAATTCACGAATACTGTGAAAGTGATGTGTTAAACACTTATATGCTATTTTTAAAATACGAACTCATCAAGGGCAACTTAACCCAAGAAGATTATCTTAATATTTTAGAAAATTTCAAAGAAGAACTTTTGCAAAAACACAGCGATAAAAGCTATCAAAAGCCATTTTTAGAGGCCATAGAAAAAGAAAAGAGCAAAGTTTTAAATTAA
- the galE gene encoding UDP-glucose 4-epimerase GalE, producing MKILITGGAGYIGSHTLKQFLETNHEICVLDNLSKGSKKSLDELSKIRPFKFFEQDLSDYTGIKKLFKEEKFDAIVHFAASIEVPESMENPLKYYMNNTANTSNLIQTCLETGVKKFIFSSTAATYGEPQTPIVDEQSPLAPINPYGQSKLMSEKVLQDANMANPEFKYCILRYFNVAGACMSYPIGQRYPKATLLIKVAAEVATGKREKLYIFGDDYNTKDGTCIRDFIHVDDISSAHLAALEYLENNESNIFNVGYGHGFSVKEVIETMKKVSGVDFTVELAPKRAGDPSVLISNADKIKTLTNWKPKYDDLELICKSAYEWEKQC from the coding sequence ATGAAAATTTTAATCACCGGTGGCGCAGGATACATAGGCTCTCATACTTTAAAACAGTTTTTAGAAACAAATCATGAAATTTGTGTATTAGATAATCTTTCAAAAGGTAGTAAAAAAAGCTTAGATGAACTTTCTAAAATCAGACCTTTTAAATTTTTTGAGCAAGATTTAAGCGATTATACTGGGATTAAAAAACTTTTCAAAGAAGAAAAATTTGATGCAATTGTGCATTTTGCAGCAAGCATTGAAGTTCCTGAGAGTATGGAGAATCCTTTAAAATACTATATGAACAACACTGCAAACACAAGTAATCTAATCCAAACTTGTCTAGAAACAGGTGTGAAAAAATTCATTTTTTCTTCAACTGCAGCAACTTATGGAGAGCCACAAACTCCTATCGTAGATGAACAAAGCCCATTGGCACCGATCAATCCTTATGGACAAAGCAAACTTATGAGCGAAAAAGTCCTACAAGATGCTAATATGGCAAATCCTGAATTTAAATACTGCATTTTAAGATACTTCAACGTAGCAGGTGCTTGCATGAGTTATCCTATAGGACAACGCTATCCAAAAGCTACTTTACTTATCAAGGTTGCTGCTGAAGTAGCTACAGGAAAAAGAGAGAAACTTTATATTTTTGGCGATGATTATAATACCAAAGATGGTACTTGTATTAGAGATTTTATCCATGTTGATGATATTTCAAGCGCACATTTAGCTGCTTTAGAATACTTAGAAAACAACGAAAGCAACATCTTCAACGTAGGCTATGGACACGGTTTTAGCGTAAAAGAAGTGATCGAAACCATGAAAAAAGTAAGCGGGGTAGATTTTACAGTAGAACTTGCACCAAAAAGAGCCGGAGATCCTTCTGTGCTTATTTCAAATGCGGATAAAATCAAAACTCTAACTAACTGGAAGCCAAAATATGATGATTTAGAACTAATCTGCAAAAGTGCTTATGAGTGGGAAAAACAGTGTTAA
- a CDS encoding flippase, with translation MLKKLFFILDTHDKRFLFALLIFSIFIGFIESFAISLIMPFVSVASNFELLEKSSYFQPIYEYFNLPSYKIIAYFGCILIAFYIFRAFLNAFYFHLLARFSKGRYHSLACRIFDKYLHLEYENFTNKNQSELLKTITQEVFHLSTLISAFLLMLSESFVVFLLYALLLTINYKITLALNAFLLLNAFILIKILSPLVKKASIAREEAMKNYFEILNANLNNLKIIKLKTKEQSTQKLYEIQSGLFAKANISNESMASIPRIYLEGIGFCMLCFIVVYLVLRYESDISSILATITIFVVALYRLMPSANRIITSYNEITYYKNSLDIIYNMLNEKEEKLGDESIEFKEKIVLKNLFFAYKGKKNLFKNLNFELKKNEKIAFIGKSGSGKSTLVDLIIGLLKPSDGAILVDGVKLDENNIKSFRSKIGYIPQQIYLFNDSIAKNISFGEEINEALLHKVIKQANLESFVNSLEEGIHTKVGDSGSFLSGGQRQRIAIARALYQQPEILVLDEATSALDQESEAKIMEEIYKISKDKTLIIIAHRLSTIQGCDRVFEVNHGCLKEKI, from the coding sequence GTGTTAAAAAAACTTTTTTTTATACTCGATACTCACGATAAAAGATTTTTATTTGCTTTGCTAATTTTTTCTATTTTTATAGGATTTATAGAAAGCTTTGCTATTTCTTTGATCATGCCTTTTGTATCAGTAGCAAGTAATTTTGAGCTTTTAGAAAAAAGCTCTTATTTTCAACCTATATATGAGTATTTTAATTTACCAAGTTACAAGATCATTGCTTATTTTGGCTGTATATTAATTGCCTTTTATATTTTTAGAGCCTTTTTAAATGCCTTTTATTTTCATTTACTAGCACGCTTTTCTAAAGGGCGTTACCACAGCCTTGCTTGTCGTATTTTTGACAAATATCTACATCTTGAATATGAAAATTTCACCAATAAAAATCAATCAGAACTTTTAAAAACCATTACCCAAGAAGTCTTTCACTTAAGTACTTTAATTAGTGCTTTTTTGCTTATGTTAAGCGAAAGTTTTGTGGTGTTTTTGCTTTATGCTTTATTGTTAACTATCAACTATAAAATCACCCTAGCTTTAAATGCTTTTTTACTTTTAAATGCTTTTATTTTGATCAAAATCCTCTCGCCCTTAGTAAAAAAAGCTTCCATAGCTAGAGAAGAAGCGATGAAAAATTATTTTGAAATTTTAAATGCGAATTTAAACAATCTTAAAATCATCAAACTCAAAACCAAAGAACAAAGCACACAAAAACTTTATGAGATTCAAAGTGGACTTTTTGCCAAAGCAAACATTAGCAACGAAAGCATGGCAAGCATACCTAGAATTTACCTTGAAGGTATAGGTTTTTGTATGCTTTGTTTTATTGTGGTGTATTTGGTTTTAAGATATGAAAGTGATATTTCCTCTATCTTAGCAACCATTACTATTTTTGTAGTGGCTCTTTATAGACTTATGCCAAGTGCTAATCGCATCATCACAAGTTATAATGAAATCACATATTATAAAAACTCTTTAGATATTATTTATAATATGCTTAATGAAAAAGAAGAAAAGTTAGGCGATGAAAGTATCGAATTTAAAGAAAAAATCGTTTTAAAAAACCTTTTCTTTGCCTACAAGGGTAAGAAAAATTTATTTAAAAATTTAAATTTTGAACTAAAGAAAAATGAAAAAATCGCTTTTATAGGCAAAAGCGGTAGTGGTAAAAGTACTTTAGTTGATCTTATCATAGGACTTTTAAAACCAAGTGATGGAGCTATTTTAGTAGATGGGGTAAAACTCGATGAAAATAACATCAAAAGTTTTAGAAGTAAAATTGGCTACATACCTCAACAAATTTATCTTTTTAATGATTCTATTGCAAAAAACATTAGCTTTGGAGAAGAAATCAATGAAGCGCTTTTACACAAGGTGATCAAACAAGCTAATCTTGAAAGCTTTGTGAATTCGCTTGAAGAGGGAATACATACAAAAGTGGGTGATTCGGGTTCTTTTTTAAGCGGGGGTCAAAGACAAAGAATAGCCATAGCAAGAGCACTTTACCAACAACCTGAAATTTTAGTTCTGGATGAAGCAACTAGCGCACTTGATCAAGAAAGTGAAGCAAAAATCATGGAAGAAATCTATAAAATTTCAAAAGACAAAACCCTTATCATCATAGCTCATAGACTTTCAACTATACAAGGTTGTGATAGAGTATTTGAAGTAAATCATGGGTGTTTAAAGGAAAAAATATGA
- a CDS encoding GalNAc alpha1-4 transferase yields MKITFIIATLNSGGAERVLVTLANELCKNHEINIIKFHKEDSFYKLDPKIKLFTLEQFDFSTLYNKIASRIKKFNALKQALKEHKSDVFISFLDTTNIACIWANKGSNTPLIISEHSSHTYLKSKIWKFLRRISFPYANALTVLSNDDKSYYENFVKKVVNMPNPCHFNLTEEKLEKENNVIFVGRLDHNKNASMFLKAIARLDINLQNQYRFFIAGDGELRQELEQEAEKLKIKVHFLGKVENIQELYKKAKILCLCSFIEGLPTVLLESLHYQVARISTKYVSGHKDLIDDKKDGFLVDLNDEKALSEKLALLMQDENLRETLALNAQQRCKDYEVTNIVQKWLDLIKEVRV; encoded by the coding sequence ATGAAAATCACTTTCATTATAGCCACTTTAAATTCAGGTGGCGCTGAAAGGGTTTTGGTTACTTTGGCTAATGAACTTTGTAAAAACCATGAAATAAATATTATCAAATTTCATAAAGAAGACTCATTTTATAAGCTTGATCCAAAAATCAAACTTTTTACTCTAGAACAGTTTGATTTTTCTACGCTTTATAACAAAATAGCTTCACGTATTAAAAAATTCAATGCCTTAAAACAAGCACTCAAAGAGCATAAAAGTGATGTTTTTATCTCATTTTTAGACACTACCAATATCGCTTGTATTTGGGCGAATAAAGGCTCAAATACGCCCTTGATCATTAGCGAACATAGCTCTCATACTTATTTAAAATCTAAAATTTGGAAATTTTTACGTCGTATTAGCTTTCCATATGCAAATGCTTTAACCGTGCTAAGTAATGATGATAAAAGCTATTATGAAAACTTTGTCAAAAAAGTTGTCAATATGCCAAATCCTTGCCATTTTAACCTCACAGAAGAAAAGCTAGAAAAAGAAAACAATGTCATCTTTGTAGGCAGGCTTGATCATAATAAAAATGCTTCTATGTTTTTAAAAGCCATAGCAAGGCTAGACATCAATCTACAAAATCAATATCGTTTTTTTATAGCAGGTGATGGGGAATTAAGACAAGAACTAGAGCAAGAAGCTGAAAAATTAAAAATCAAAGTTCATTTTTTAGGTAAAGTCGAAAACATACAAGAACTTTATAAAAAAGCAAAAATACTTTGCCTTTGTTCTTTCATAGAAGGCTTACCAACGGTTTTACTTGAAAGTTTACACTATCAAGTAGCACGTATTAGCACAAAATACGTAAGCGGCCATAAAGATTTAATCGATGATAAAAAAGATGGGTTTTTAGTAGATTTAAATGATGAAAAGGCTTTAAGTGAAAAACTCGCGCTTTTAATGCAAGATGAAAATTTAAGAGAAACTTTGGCACTTAATGCACAACAACGATGTAAAGACTATGAAGTAACAAATATAGTGCAAAAATGGCTTGATTTAATCAAAGAAGTAAGGGTTTAA
- a CDS encoding glycosyltransferase, translated as MKKLAIFIYSLGSGGAERVVSTLLPVLNLKYEVHLILMNDKISYDIPEVNIHYLEKSSPSESNLAKFLKLPLLAIKYKKLCEDLKIDLQFVLLNRPNYIALMAKSLGLKSTLIINECTTPSVIYKHNNLNSIINKFLIKKLYNKADLILANSLGNKEDLLHNFNIEAKKCDILYNAIDLESIIEKSKEAIDFKEPFILSVGRLDHGKNHAMLIKAYAKVKTDLKLVILGEGILKDKLLALIEELNLKDKIFLLGFDKNPYKYMSKCDFFAFASSFEGFSNVLIECLACNTAVLCTDHKSGARELFLDDEFGLLVQVDDEKAMQEGLEKMCNDEALKATYKEKAFLRAKEFDKINIAKQLFEFFNKA; from the coding sequence ATGAAAAAATTAGCAATTTTTATTTATTCTTTAGGAAGTGGTGGCGCTGAAAGGGTTGTTTCAACCTTATTACCTGTGTTAAATTTAAAATACGAAGTGCATTTGATTTTAATGAATGATAAAATTTCATATGATATTCCTGAGGTAAATATTCACTATCTTGAAAAATCAAGCCCAAGCGAAAGCAATCTAGCTAAATTTTTAAAGCTTCCTTTACTTGCTATAAAATACAAAAAACTTTGTGAAGATTTAAAAATAGATCTACAATTTGTGCTATTAAATAGACCTAATTATATCGCTTTGATGGCAAAATCTCTAGGTCTTAAATCAACCCTTATTATCAATGAGTGCACAACGCCAAGTGTGATTTATAAGCATAATAACCTAAACTCTATAATCAATAAATTTCTTATCAAAAAGCTTTATAACAAAGCTGATTTGATCTTAGCAAATTCCTTAGGAAATAAAGAAGATTTATTGCACAATTTCAACATAGAAGCCAAGAAATGTGACATTTTATATAATGCTATAGATTTAGAAAGTATTATAGAAAAATCTAAAGAAGCAATCGACTTTAAAGAACCTTTTATACTTAGTGTTGGTAGACTTGATCATGGTAAAAATCACGCCATGCTTATAAAAGCTTATGCGAAAGTTAAGACTGATTTAAAACTAGTCATTTTAGGTGAAGGGATCTTAAAAGATAAACTTTTGGCTTTAATTGAGGAGTTAAATTTAAAAGACAAGATTTTTTTACTCGGTTTTGACAAAAATCCTTATAAATATATGAGCAAATGTGACTTTTTTGCTTTTGCCTCAAGCTTTGAAGGTTTTTCAAATGTCCTAATCGAATGTCTAGCTTGCAACACCGCTGTGCTTTGCACTGACCATAAAAGTGGTGCAAGAGAATTGTTTTTAGATGATGAATTTGGACTTTTAGTTCAAGTAGATGATGAAAAAGCTATGCAAGAAGGCTTAGAGAAAATGTGCAACGATGAGGCATTAAAAGCCACTTATAAAGAAAAGGCTTTCTTACGTGCAAAAGAATTTGACAAAATAAACATAGCAAAACAGTTATTTGAATTTTTTAATAAGGCATAA